One Streptomyces drozdowiczii DNA segment encodes these proteins:
- a CDS encoding pyridoxamine 5'-phosphate oxidase family protein has protein sequence MTNEPVAELHPDYSSAGATATPWAEVVAVLERAEVFWLSTVRPDGRPHVTPLPAVWLDGALHFSTGLEEQKGRNLTRNPNCALTTGNNAYGHGLDVVVEGPAVRVAEHPTLERLAELWMAKIGWPYDAVEGGFRHRPEGPAPETSGVPGAVVPVFAVRPTKVLAFGRGEGFSQTRFRP, from the coding sequence ATGACGAACGAACCCGTGGCGGAGCTCCACCCCGACTACAGCAGTGCCGGTGCCACGGCGACCCCGTGGGCCGAGGTGGTGGCCGTCCTCGAACGGGCCGAGGTGTTCTGGCTCTCGACGGTCCGGCCCGACGGGCGGCCGCATGTGACGCCGCTGCCGGCGGTGTGGCTCGACGGGGCGCTGCACTTCTCGACGGGGCTGGAGGAGCAGAAGGGCCGTAACCTCACCCGGAACCCGAACTGCGCCCTGACGACGGGCAACAACGCGTACGGGCACGGGCTCGACGTCGTCGTCGAGGGGCCTGCGGTACGGGTCGCCGAGCACCCGACCCTGGAGCGGCTCGCGGAGCTGTGGATGGCGAAGATCGGGTGGCCGTACGACGCGGTCGAGGGCGGTTTCCGGCACCGGCCGGAGGGGCCCGCGCCGGAGACCTCCGGGGTGCCGGGCGCGGTCGTCCCGGTGTTCGCGGTCCGGCCGACGAAGGTCCTCGCGTTCGGCCGGGGCGAGGGGTTCAGCCAGACCCGCTTCCGGCCGTGA
- a CDS encoding DUF1772 domain-containing protein, producing MEIAQTLALIAATVTTGLISGLFYGFAISVMPALRGTGDRTFIDVMQRVNVAILNGWFVLGYIGALVFTGLAVGLQFGGGDRDAVVPTVAALVCYIASMGVTSRLNIPLNNALEAAGPVDGIARPEAVRAAFEGAWARGNVLRTLLCIAATGLLCWALVLNGGS from the coding sequence ATGGAGATCGCACAAACGCTCGCGCTCATCGCGGCCACCGTGACGACGGGGCTGATCAGCGGGCTGTTCTACGGCTTCGCCATCTCCGTGATGCCGGCGCTGCGCGGTACGGGGGACCGTACGTTCATCGATGTGATGCAGCGGGTCAACGTGGCCATCCTCAACGGGTGGTTCGTGCTCGGCTACATCGGGGCCCTCGTCTTCACGGGGCTCGCGGTCGGGCTCCAGTTCGGCGGCGGGGACCGGGACGCGGTGGTGCCGACCGTCGCGGCGCTCGTCTGCTACATCGCGTCGATGGGGGTCACCAGCCGCCTCAACATCCCGCTGAACAACGCGCTGGAGGCGGCGGGTCCGGTGGACGGGATCGCGCGGCCCGAGGCGGTGCGGGCGGCCTTCGAGGGGGCCTGGGCGCGGGGGAACGTGCTGCGGACGCTGCTGTGCATCGCCGCCACCGGGCTGCTGTGCTGGGCCCTCGTCCTGAACGGCGGCAGCTGA